The Phaeobacter gallaeciensis DSM 26640 genomic sequence AGTTTTACGACGTACTGAAGGGCAACGGCCCCTGCAACACAGACCGCCTCGCCGCCCGCAACAAGGCCTGGGACGACGGCAAATGGGTGCGCGACGGGCTCTTGGCCCACGCCAGAAAGAAAGCCGCACGCCAGCACGCCGCCGAGTAACCCCAAGCATTTTGGCGCTCCGCCCGATTTTGAACGCTGCGAAAGCGCCCCCTTCAGCCAGGAGGAATTGAAACATGAAAAACGAATGGCCCCTTTGGGAAATCTTCATCCGCGGCCAGCATGGCATGAGCCACCGCCACGTCGGCTCCCTGCATGCGCCGGACGCCGAGATGGCGATCAAGAACGCCCGCGACGTCTACACCCGCCGCAACGAAGGTGTGTCGATCTGGGTGGTTGAGGCCAA encodes the following:
- the paaB gene encoding 1,2-phenylacetyl-CoA epoxidase subunit PaaB is translated as MKNEWPLWEIFIRGQHGMSHRHVGSLHAPDAEMAIKNARDVYTRRNEGVSIWVVEANHIAASSPSDKGPLYEPSESKVYRHPTFFDIPEEVGAM